Below is a window of Variovorax sp. TBS-050B DNA.
CGCGTGATCGACCAGACCGGCACGCTCGACGCCGCGCAGCGCGCGGGCCTCGAGACCAAGCTCGCGGCCTTCGAGCAGCGCAAGGGCTCGCAGATCGCGGTGCTGATGGTGCCGACCACGCAGCCGGAAGACATCGCGAGCTACGCGCAGCGCGTGGGCGATGCCTGGAAGATCGGCCGCCGCGACGTGGGCGACGGGCTGCTCGTGATCGTCGCCAAGGACGACCGCAAGATGCGCATCGCCACCGCCAAGGCGCTCGAGGGCGCGGTGCCCGACCTCGCGGCGGTGCGCATCATCGACGAGGAGATGAAGCCGCGCTTTCGCAACGGCGACTTCTCGGGCGGGCTCAACGCAGCGGTCGACCGGCTGATCGGGCTGGTCGACGGCGAGCCGCTGCCCGAGCCGGCGCGTGAAGGCGGCGCGGACGCGGACAAGGACTTCGACTGGGAGAACCTCGCGATCTTCCTGTTCGTGGGCGTCTTCATCGGCGCGCCGATCGTGCGCGCCCTGCTCGGCAAGACGCTGGGTTCGGTGGTCATGGGCGGCGGCATCGGCGCGGTCGCCTTCTTTCTGACCACCAGCGTCGTGATCGCAGTGATCGCGGGCATGGTCGCGCTGATGGTGTCGCTGTTCTCGGCGGTCGCGGCGACGGCGCCGAACCTCGGGCGGCGCGGCGGCGGGGGTGGTGGTGGCGGCGGATTCGGCGGCTGGGGCGGCGGCGGTGGCGGCTGGAGCAGCGGCGGCAGCAGCGGCGGCGGCGGGGGCTTCAGCTCCGGCGGCGGCGGCGATTTCGGCGGCGGCGGCGCCTCGGGAGACTGGTAGGCATGGCAGCAGCAACACCGACCACCTTCTTCGGCTGGCTGGCCCGCGCCTGGCGCCACCGCTGGATGGATGCGTCCGACGTGCGGCGCGTGCTGCCGCCCGAGGCGATGGAGCGCCTCGCCGCGCGCGTGGCCGCGAGCGAGCGGCGCCACAGCGGCGAGATCCGCATCTGCGTCGAAGCCGGGCTGCCGTGGTCCTACCTGCGGCGCAATGCCCCGCCGCGCGAGCGCGCGGTGACGCTGTTCGGCAAGCTGCGCGTCTGGGACACGGCGCACAACAACGGCGTGCTGATCTACCTGCTGCTGGCCGAACATGCGATCGAGATCGTGGCCGACCGCGGCATCGACGCCCACGTGGACGATGCCGAATGGGCCGCCATGGCGCAGCGCATGGGCGCAGCCTTTCGCGAAGGGCGCTTCGAGGACGGGCTCACGCAGGCGCTCGAGGAGATGTCGGCCCTGCTGGTGGCGCACTTCCCGCTCGCGGACGACCAGCCGGACCGCAACGAGCTGCCGGACGCGCCGGTGGTGCTCTGAGCGCGGCTCAGGCCGGGGCCGGCAGCGCCCACACCGCGGCCCCGCCCACGGCATGGAAGCGCCGCCCCGGCGCGCGCTCCACCAGCCAGCCGCCGGTGAACTCGCCGAAGGCCGGCAGCACCGCGCGCCGCGGCTCGCTGACGAAACACGGCAGCCGCACGCTGTCGCGGCCCGGGCCGTAAAGCTTGCACACCGGGTGCAGATGGCCGGCGAGCACGAAATGCGTCGCATGGTCCTGCGGATGGTGGCAGCACGCGAACGGCCCGATCAGCCAGGGCTCGTTCACCACCTCGATGCCGAGCGCGGCCGGCGGGTCGCCGGCGCGGCTGTCGTGGTTGCCGCGCACCAGCGTCATGTCGACGGCCGCATGCGCGGCGCGCCAGTCGGCGAGCGCGGCGAGCACCTGCGGCGTGCGCGCCTGGGCCGCATGCAGGAAGTCGCCGAGGAAGACGATGCGCTGCGGTGCCTGCGCCGCGATCAGCGCATCGAGGCGCGCGAGGTTCTGCCGCGTGGTGCCGCCCGGCACCGGCTGCCCGAGCGCGCGGTAGGTCGCCGCCTTGCCGAGGTGCAGGTCGGCGACGAACAGCACGCGGCGCTCGGGCCACCAGACGGCGCGCTCGGGCAGCAGGCACAGCGTTTCGCCGGCCCAGCGGACCGGGGCCGCGGCAGCGGAGGATGGGGAAAGCGGCGCGGAACTCACGGAACGACGAGTGTCGCAAAACCGCGGCACGCCGGCCGCGGCCTTGCAATTCACCCCTGCGGACCCCAGTTTCCGCGGATGACCGAGGAAACGCTGCACATCGTCTGCCCGCACTGCCACACCACCAACCGCGTGCGCGCGGCGCAGCTCGGCAGCGCGCCGGACTGCGGCAGCTGCCACCGGCCGCTGTTCGGCGGGCATTCGGCGGCCCTGCCCGACGAGCGCAGCTTCGACCGCCACATCGCGCGCAACGAGATCCCGGTGCTGGTCGACTTCTGGGCGCCATGGTGCGGCCCCTGCCGCCAGATGGCGCCGGCCTACGAACAGGCCGCGGCCCAGCTCGAGCCGCGCGTGCGGCTCGCCAAGGTCGACACCGAGGCGGTGCCCGCGCTGGGCGCGCGCTTCAACATCCGCAGCATCCCGACGCTGGCGCTGTTCAAGGGCGGCCGCGAGGTCGCGCGGCAGGCCGGCGCGACGGGCGCGGCGGACATCGTGCGCTGGGTCCGGGCGCACGGCGGCTGACGCGCCGGCTCAGAGCGGCGGCAGCGGCCGCGAGGAACGGCGCGGCCGGCGCTCGCGCCGCGGCGCGCCGGCCGGCTTGTCGGGGCCCTCGTGGCCGAAGGCGAGCGTGCTCCTCACGCGCTCGACGCCGCCCGCGGTGACCACGCCGCCCGCGGCCTTCTCGAGCTGCTCGACCATGCGCGCGATGCGGTCGGCCACGTTCTCGTTCGAGAGCTTCTCGCGGAACAGCTCCACCATGAGCGGAAAGGCGAACGGCGTGGGCCGCGCGAGCGCCTGCAGCACCAGCCGCTGCCCGGCCATGCGCGCCAGGCTCGCGCGCAGGCGGCCGATCTCCAGCTCCTGCGCGAGCAGCTCCTGCTCGGCCTGCTGCAGCAGCCGGTTGGCCGGGTCGTACTTGCGGAACACCTCCCAGAACAGCGACGACGAAGCCTGGAGCTGCCGGTTGCTGCGCCGCTCGCCCGGGTAGCCCTGGAACACCAGCCCCGAGACGCGCGCGATCTCGCGGAAGCGGCGCTGCGCGAGCTCGCCTGCATTGAGCGAGGCCAGCACTTCGTGCAGCAGCTCGGCATGCGCGTCCTCGCCCTGCGGCAGCCGCAGCACCTGCGGCAGCAGCGCGGGCCAGTCGACCGGCACCGCGCTGAGCAGCTCGAAGCCGTAGTCGTTGACCGCGATCGAGAAGGTGCGCGCATCGTGCTGCGCCACGCGCCAGGCCAGCAGGCTCGCCAGGCCCATGTGCACCTGCCGCCCCGCGAACGGATAGAGGAACAGGTGCGAGCCTTCGCGCGTCGTGAGCGTTTCGGCCAAAAGCGTCTGCGGCGTGGGCAGGGCCGACCACTGCTGCTGGATGTCGAGCAGCGGCCGCACGCACTGCAGCTCGGGCGTGTCGTAGCGCCCCTCCCCCGCGAGCGCGAGCTGCTGCACCACCGCGTCGGCCAGCGTGGTCGACAGCGGCATGCGCCCGCCGTTCCAGCGCGGCACCGCGGCGCGCTTGCCGGTGGCGCGCCGCACCCAGGCCGTCATGTCGTGGATGCGCACGAGTTCGAGCAGCCGGCCGCCGAAGAGAAAGCAGTCGCCGGGCTTCATGCGCGCGACGAAGCTCTCCTCCACGCTGCCGATGCGGCTGCCGCCCAGGTACTGCACCGCCATGCTCGCATCGCTCACGATGGTGCCGATGTTCATGCGGTGCCGCCGCGCGAGCCGCGCATCGGGCACGCGCCACACGCCTTCGCCATCGGGCACGGCGCGGCGGTAGTCGGGGTAGGCGGCGAGCGAGGGTCCGCCCTGCGACACGAAGCCCAGGCACCAGTCCCAGCTCTCGCGCGAAAGCGCCGCATAGGCCGCGGTGCCGCGCACTTCGTCGTAGAGATCGTCGGGCCGGAAGCCGCCGCCGAGTGCCACGGTGACCAGATGCTGCACCAGCACGTCGAGCGGCTGCGCCGGCGTGTGGCGCGCCTCGATGTGACCGGCCGCGATGGCCGCTCGCGCGGCCGCGCCCTCGACCATCTCGATGCTGTGCGTGGGCACCAGCGTGATGCGCGAGGGCCGGCCCGGCGCATGGCCCGAACGGCCCGCGCGCTGCAGCAGCCGCGCCACGCCCTTGGGCGAGCCGATCTGCAGCACGCGCTCCACCGGCAGGAAGTCCACGCCCAGGTCCAGGCTCGAGGTGCAGACCACGGCCTTGAGTTCGCCGCTCTTGAGGCCGAGCTCGACCCACTCGCGCACTGCGCGGTCGAGCGAGCCGTGGTGCAGCGCGATGCGCCCGGCCCAGTCGGGCCGCGCCTCGAGCATCGCCTGGTACCAGATCTCCGCCTGCGAGCGCGTGTTGGTGAACACCAGCGTGGTGCTGCTCGATGCGATCTCGTCGAGCACCTGCGGCAGCATCGTGAGGCCGAGGTGCCCGCCCCACGGAAAGCGCTCCGCGCGGCCGGGCAGCAGCGAATCGACCACCAGCTTCTTGGGCACCGCGCCCTGCACCAGCACGCCTTCGGTCGCACCCAGCAGCGCATGCATCGCCTCCTGCAGGTTGCCGAGCGTGGCCGACATGCCCCAGACCGCGAGCCCCGCGTTCCAGCGCTTGAGGCGCGCGAGCGCGAGCTGCACCTGCACGCCGCGCTTGTTGCCGAGCAGCTCGTGCCATTCGTCGACCACCACCAGCCGCACATGGCCGAGCACCTCGCTGGCGTCGGCGCGCGCGAGCAGCAGCGAGAGGCTCTCGGGCGTGGTGACGAGCGCGGTGGGCAGCCGCTCGTTCTGCGCGCTGCGCTCGGCCGAGGAGGTGTCGCCGCTGCGCGCGCCGGCGCTCCAGCGGTGCAGCGCGATGCCCTGCGCGTCCATGGCCTCGAGCGGCTGCTGCAGCGCGCGCAGCGTGTCGGCGGCGAGCGCGCGCATCGGCGTAATCCAGAGCACGGTGAGCGGCGGCGCGACCGCCTTGCCGCTGCGCGTGCGCGGCGGCACCGCCGCGGACGAGAACGCCTGCAGCGCGCCGAGCCACACCGCATAGGTCTTGCCCGCGCCGGTGGTCGCATGCAGCAGGCCGGAGCGGCCTTCGGCCATGGCCTTCCAGACCTCGCGCTGGAACTTGAAGGGCTTCCAGCCGCGTTCGGTGAACCAGGCGTTGAGCGCGGCCTTGACGGTCTTGCTCCTTCCCCCGCTGGGGGAAGGCGGGGATGGGGGCACGGGGCGCTCGCCGGACACCGGACCTTGGATGCGCCGCTTGCCCCCACCCCTGCCCTCCCCCGGAGGGGGAGGGAGAAATCCGGGGTCCGTCGGCGCGCTCATACCGGCAGCAGCGCCGCGAGCGTCTGCAAGGTATCGGCCTCCTCCACCGGCTTGTCCTCGCGCCAGCGCAGCATGCGCGGAAAGCGCACCGCGATGCCGCTCTTGTGGCGCGTGCTGCGCGCGATGCCCTCGAAGCCGAGCTCGAACACCAGCGTGGGCTCCACGCTCTTCACCGGGCCGAAGCTCTCGACCGTGGTGCGGCGGATGATGGCGTCCACGCGCGCCATCTCGGCATCGGTCAGGCCCGAATAGGCCTTGGCGAAGGGCACGAGCTTGCGTCCCGCCTGCTCCGGCGGACCGTCCCAGACCGCGAAGGTGTAGTCGCTGTAGAGGCTCGCGCGCCGGCCGTGGCCGCGCTGGGCGTAGATGAGCACCGCGTCGACGCTGAGCGGATCGATCTTCCACTTCCACCACACGCCCACGTCCTTGGTGCGGCCGACGCCATACTGCGCGTCGCGGCGCTTGAGCATCATGCCCTCCACGCCCATGCTGCGCGCCGCCTCGCGCTGGCGCGCGAGCTCGTTCCAGTCGGCGCCGGCGAGCATCGGGCTCGGCAGCAGCGCGGGGTGCCGCATGTCGCCAACGAGCGCATCGAGCAGCGCGCGGCGCTCGGACTGCGGCAGCGCGCGCAGGTCGCGCCCCTGCCATTCGAGGAGGTCGTAGGCCAGCAGGACCACCGGGATCTCGCGCAGCAGCTTCGCGCCGAGCGTCTTGCGGCCGATGCGCTTCTGCAGCTCGGCGAAGGGCTGCACGCGGCCTTCATCACCCTCGGGCGCCGCCTCGTCCCGGCGCCAGACCGCGATCTCGCCGTCGAGCACCGTGCCGTCGGGCAGCGCCTCGCCCATGGCCGCGAGTTCGGGAAAGCGGTCGGTCACGAGTTCCTCGCCGCGCGACCAGAGCCAGACCTGGCCCGCGCGCTTGACGAGCTGCGCGCGGATGCCGTCCCATTTCCATTCGACGATCCAGTCCGCGGGCGGGCCGAGCGTGGCGTCGAACTGCGCGAGCGGCAGGTTGAAGGCGTGCGCGAGGAAGAAGGGATAAGGCTGGCCGCTGGTCTTCTGCACCTGCTCCGCATCGGATTCGGGTGCGATCAGCGCGCGGTAGTCGGTCGCGCCCGGCCGCCCGCCGATGTGGGTGTAGCCCATGAGCCGCTGGGCCACGCGCTTGGGGTCGATGCCGCCCACGGCCGCGAGCGCCTGCGTGACCTGCAGCTTCGAGACGCCGACGCGGAAGGCGCCGGTGATGAGCTTGAAGTACACCAGCCGCTCCTCGGCCGCGAGCCGGCGCCACTGGGCGCGCAGCCGCGACGGCAGCTCATCGGGGGCGGACTTGCCGGCCTCGCGCAGCGGCAGCAGGTGTTCCTCGACCCAGCGCGCGAGGCCGAGGTCGTGCGCCTCGGTGGGCGGCGGCAGCAGCAGCGCGATGGTCTCGGCCAGGTCGCCGACCGCGTCGTAGCTTTCGTCGAAGAGCCATTCGGGCAGGCCGGCCGCCTCCTGGGCGAGCAGGCGCAGCAGCTTGGTCGGCACCAGCTGGCGCGGCTTGCCGCCCGCGAGGAAGTACACGGCCCAGGCGGCATCGGCCGGGTCGGCCTCGCGCAGGTAGCGCTGCAGCGCCGCCTGCTTGGCAAGGCTCGAGGTGCTGGCGTCGAGCTCGCGGTAGAGCGCGGCGAAGTCCTTCACGGCGCGGCCTCCGGCGCTTCCTGCGCGTCCTCGTCGCCGTATTCCGTCTTGAAGCCCTGCGCCTGCAGACCGTTCTCCGTCAGCCAGCGCACCATCACCTGCACGCTGCCGTGCGTGACGAACACGCGCTCCGCCCCCGTGCCTGCGATCGCGTCCTGCAGGCCCGGCCAGTCGGCATGGTCGGACATCACGAAGCCGCGGTCCACGCCGCGCCGCCGGCGCGTGCCGCGCAGCTGCATCCAGCCGCTCGCGAAAGCATCGGCATGGTTGCCGAAGCGCCGCATCCACGGCGTGCCCTGCGCCGAGGGCGGTGCGAGCACCAGCGCGCGCTTGAGCAGCGCGGCATCGACGCCCGGGTCGGTCACGCGCAGCGTCGGCGGCAGCGCCACGCCCGCGGCGCGGTACACCGCATTGAGCGGCTCGACCGCGCCATGCACCACGATCGGCCCGATCGACGCATCCACGCCGTGCAGGATGCGCTGCGCCTTGCCGAAGGCATAGCAGAACAGCACCGACGCGCGGCCGGCCTCCGCGTTGGCGCGCCACCAGGCGTCTATCTCGGCGAACAGCGCGGCCTGCGTGGGCCAGCGGTAGATCGGCAGCCCGAAGGTCGACTCGGTGATGAAGGTGTCGCAGGGCACCGGCTCGAAGGGCGGACAGGTGCCGTCGGGCTCGGTCTTGTAGTCGCCCGAGGCCACCCACACGCGGCCGCCATGTTCGAGCCGCACCTGCGCCGAGCCGAGCACATGGCCCGCAGGATGCAGCGACACGCGCACGCCGTGGTGCACGATCGCCTCGCCGTAGGGCAGCGTCTGCAGGCGGATGTCGGCGCCGAGCCGCGTGCGCAGCGTGCCGGCGCTGTCGGCATGGGCGAGGTAGTGCGCATGGCCGAACCGTGCGTGGTCCGAATGCGCATGCGTGATGACCGCGCGCGCCACCGGCCGCCACGGGTCGATGTAGAAATCGCCGGGCGGGCAATAGAGCCCCTCGGGTCGGGCAACGACGAGGTCTTCGGCAGGCGTTGCGGGCATGGCACGCCATCGTAGGCGCAGCGCAGCCGTGCGGCGCCGAACGGCGGCCGCAATGCGGTGTGGGCCGGCGCCTACTTGGCGCCGGCCGGGCGCGACCTCACCAGGGCGTCCACTTGGCTTCGCTCCTGGCCGACGCCACCGTCCGCTCGATGAAGCGCACGCCGCGCGCGCCGTCTTCCACGCGCGGGTAGTCGGCCGCGGCGGGGTCGGCCTGCCGGCCCTCGAGCCGTGCGCGGATGTCGGCCGCGACGCCGGCGTAGATGTTGGCGAAGGCCTCGATGAAGCCTTCGGGATGCCCGGCCGGCAGCCGGCTCGCGCGCTGCGCCGCTTCGCACAGCCAGGGCGAGCCGCGCGTGAGGATGCGCTTCGGCCCGTCGTGCGGCAGGTGCACGAGCTGGCTCGGCTGCTCCTGCCGCCATTCGAGCGTGCCCAGCGTGCCCGAGATGCGCAGGCGCAGGTCGTTCTCCAGGCCGGTGTTGATCTGCGAGGCGATCAGCACGCCGCGCGCGCCGCCGTGGAAGCGCAGCAGCAGGCTGCCGTCGTCGTCGAGCAGGCGGCCCGGCACCAGTGCGCCGATGTCGGCGCAGAGGCTCTCGATCTCGAGACCGGTGATGCTGGCCACCAGATTCTCGGCATGCGAACCGATGTCGCCGATGGCGCCGCCCGCGCCGCTCTTCGCGGGGTCGGTGCGCCAGTCGGCCTGCTTGTTGCCGCTGCCCTCGAGCTGGCTCGCGAGCCAGCCCTGGTTGTATTCGACGACGATCTTTCGCAGCTCGCCGAGCTGGCCCGCGCGCACCATCTCGCGCGCCTGCCGCACCATCGGGTAGCCGGTGTAGTTGTAGGTCACGCCGAACACCGTGCCCTGCCTGGCCACGCTCGCGACCAGCGCATCGGCCTGCGCGCGCGTGTGCACGAGCGGCTTGTCGCACACCACGTGGAAGCCGGCGTCGACGAAGGCCTGCGCGACGGGGTAGTGCACATGGTTGGGCGTGACGATCGAGACGAAGTCGATGCGCTCGTCGGCCGGGCGCTTCAGCTCGTCCGCCAGCAGCGCCTGCCAGTCGCCGTGGTTGCGGTCGTCCGCGAGGCCGAGGTCCGCGCCCGATGCGCGCGCCTTCTCGGCATGGGACGACAGCGCACCCGCGACGAGCACGATCTGCCCGTCGAGCGCCATGGCCTTGCGGTGCACGGCGCCGATGAAGGCGTCGCGCCCGCCGCCGACCATGGCGTAGCGCAGCTTGCGTGGTGCGATCTCTGTCACCTCAGAACGGGGAGTTGGGGTGGTAGAAGTCTTTGGCGTTTTCCTTGGTGATCAGCACCGAAGGAATGATCGTCGTCGCGGGCAGCTTCTCGCCCTTCAGGCGCGCCTCGGCCGTGAGCTTGATCGCGTCGTAGATGAACTTGGGCGAGTAGCTCACGTCGGCCGTGATGCGCTTGTCCTTGCCGTCCATGATGGTCTTCACCATGTTCTTGGCGCCCGCGCCGCCGAAGACGATCTTGATGTCGTCGCGCTTGGCCTGCTCGATGGCCTTGAGCACGCCCACGGCCATGTCGTCGTCGGCGGCCCAGATGGCGTCGATGTTCTTGAAGCGCGTGAGATAGTCCTGCGTCACCTTGAAGGCGTCGTCGCGGTTCCAGTTGGCGTACTTGGCGTCGAGCAGCTTGATGTCGGGATGGTTCTTGAGCACCGCGTTGAAGGCGTCCATGCGCTCGTTGTCGAGCGTGGTGGCGATGCCGCGCAGCGCCACGACGTTGCCCTTGCCGCCGAGCTGCTTGACGATGTACTCGGCCGGAATGCGGCCGAAGGCGGTGTTGTCGCCGGCCACGTAGGCGTCCTGCGCGCTGGTGTCGGTGAGGCCGCGGTCGACCACGGTCACGTAGGCGCCCTTGGCCTTGACCTGCGCCACCGGCTTGGTCAGCGCGGCCGACTCGAACGGAAACACCACGAGCGCGTTGATCTTGGTGACGGTCGAGAGGTCCTGCAGCTGGTTCGCCTGCTCGGGCGCATTGGCCGCGGTCTTGATCGTGATCTTCAGGTCCTTGTGCTGCTTCTCGAGGTCCTTCTTCGCCTGGTTGGCCCAGTAGTTGATGCCGCCCATGAAGCTGTGCGTGGCCGCGGGGATCGAAACGCCGAGGTTGACCTTCTCCGCGGCGAGCGCGGGCAGGGCCGCGAAAGCGGCGGCGGCAACCGCCGTGAGTGCGGCGCGTCGGGTGAATTTCGTCATGCTGGATGTCTCCTCTTGGGTGGATGGAACGAACGAACGAACGAACGGAACAGGGAATGCGGCTAGCGCCTGCCTCTTTGCAGGAAGGCGACGACGATGATCACGAAGCCCTGCACGGCGGCATTGAGGTACACGCTGATGATGCTCGTGAGGTTCAGGATGTTGCTGATGACCGAGAGCAGGACCGCGCCCACCACCGTGCCCGTGATGCTGCCCGCGCCGCCCTTGAGCGCGGTGCCGCCGACGATCACCGCCGCGATCGCCTCGAGCTCCCACAGCAGGCCGGTGGTCGGCGAGGCCGAGCCGAGGCGCGGCACGTAGAGCAGCGTGGCGATGCCCACGCACACGCCGAGCAGCACGTAGGTGAGGATCTTCACGCGGTCCACGTCCACCGCCGCATAGCGCGCGACCTGTTCGTTCGAGCCGATGGCCTGCACGTAGCGGCCGTAGGCCGTGCGGTTCAGGATCACGCCGCCGACGATCGCCACGACCACGAACACCCACACCGGCACCGGAATGCCCGCGAGGCTCGCGTAGTACACCGGTGCGTAGAGGTCCGACAGCTCGTTGTCGAGCGTGAGCGCACCGCCGTCGGCGAAGTAGGTGAGATAGGCACGGAAGATGCCGAGCGTGCCCAGCGTCACGATGAAGGGCTCGATGCGCCCTTTGGTGATCAGCAGGCCGTGCGCAAGCCCGAACAGCGCGCCCAGCACCACGGCGAGCACCGCGCCCAGCGCCACCGCCATCAGCGGCGAGCCCGAGGCGGGCCCGGCCCAGTTGATGAACATGATCACGCTGCCCGCGATCAGCGCCGCCATCGAGCCCACCGAAAGATCGATGCCGCCCGAGATGATGACGAAGCACATGCCCACCGCGATGATGCCGATGAAGGCGGTGCGCGTGAGCACGTTCATCGCGTTGTCGACGGTCGCGAAGTCGCTGTTGAGCAGCGTGCCGGCGATGCACAGCAGCACGAGGCCGATGACCGGGCCGAGCCCGTGCAGGTGCTCGGTCCAGCGCGGGCGCGTCGGGTTGCGGTGCGTTGTTTCAGCGGAGTCTGGAGTGGAGGCCATGTCTTCTATCGATTTCGGGGAACACCGCGGAACCGGCTCGGCCGGGCCGCTGGTGTTGCCCCCGGCGAGGGGATGGGCGAAGCGACACGAAGTGCGCGCAGCCTGGGGGAGTACTCATCTTGTTCCGGTGGCATGAGCGATGAGCTCCTCTTCTGTCAGTTGGGCTGCGTCGAGCGTGGCGACGAGCTGGCCCGCACGCATCACCGCGACGCGGTGGCACAGGCCGATCAGTTCCATCAGCTCCGACGAGACGACGATCACCGCGAGCCCTTCGCGGGCGAGTCGCTGGATCAGGAAATAGATGTCGCGCTTGGCGCCCACGTCGACGCCGCGCGTGGGCTCGTCGAGCACCACCACTTTCGGCTTCGGCTGCAGCACCTTGGCGAGCGCGAGCTTCTGCTGGTTGCCGCCCGAGAGCGACGAGGCCCTGACGTCGAGCGAGCCGGTGCGGATGCCGTAGTCCTTCACCGCCTCGGCGAGCGCGCCGCGTTCCGCGTCGGGCTTCAGCCACGGCCTGGCGTAGCGTTCGAGCGCCATCAGCGTGAGGTTCTGGCGCAGGCCGAAGTGCACGTGCAGGCCCTTGCCCTTGCGGTCTTCGCTGAGGTAGGTGAGGCCGTGGCGTGCGGCATCGCGGGGGTTGCGCCAGCCCTTGCCGTGCGGCACCGTGCGGCCGAGCATCTCGACCACGCCGCCTGCGGGCCGCAGGCCGAGCAGCCCCTCGAACAGCTCGGTGCGCCCCGCGCCGACCAGGCCCGCGAAACCGAGGATCTCGCCCGGGCGCACCTCGAAGCTCACGTCCCGCGCCCATCCGGGCACGCTGAAGCCCTGCACGCGCATCGCAGGTGCGCCGTCGGCGGCGACCGGATCGCGCGGCGGATAGAGGTCGGCGAGCTCGCGGCCCACCATCAGGTTGGCCATCTGCTGGCGCGAGACCTCGGCCGTGGGCGCACGCGCGACGAAGCGGCCGTCGCGCATGACGATGACCTCGTCGGTCACGCGTTCCACCTCGTCGAGCTTGTGCGAGATGTAGACGATGGTCACGCCGTCGGCGCGCAGCTGCGCGATCAGCTTGAACAGCCGCTCGGTCTCGCCGGGCGTGAGCGTCGCGGTGGGCTCGTCCATCACCAGCAGGCGCGCATGGCGAGCGATGGCCTTCGCGATCTCGACGAGCTGCTTCTCCGCGACGATGAGGCGGCGCACCTTGGTGCGCGGGTCGATGTTGAGGCCCACGGCCGCGAGCGCCGCGGCGGCGTCGCGCTCCATCGCGGCGTCGTCGAGGAACAGGCCCCGCTTGCGTTCGTGGCCGAGGAAGATGTTCTGCGCCACGCTGAGGTCTTCGGCGAGGTTGAACTCCTGGTGGATCAGCACGATGCCCAGCGCCTCGGCATCGCGCGAGCCGGCGAACTGCTGCGGCGCGCCGTTCACGCGCAGGGTGCCGCCGCTGAGGCTTTCGTAGCCCGAGAGGATCTTCATCAGCGTGGACTTGCCCGCGCCGTTCTCGCCCAACAGTCCGTAGACCTTGCCGGGCGCGAGCCCAAAGCTCACGCCGTGCAGCACCTGCACCGGGCCGAAGGCCTTCACCACGCCATCGAACTCGACGGCGACATGGCGGCGCCTGGCGTTCTCGCCGGCTGCATTCATGGCGCGATCCCCCTGGCCTTGAGCGTCTCGTGCATCGCGAGCACGCCCGCGCCGATCAGGCCGC
It encodes the following:
- a CDS encoding ATP-dependent DNA ligase, whose translation is MKDFAALYRELDASTSSLAKQAALQRYLREADPADAAWAVYFLAGGKPRQLVPTKLLRLLAQEAAGLPEWLFDESYDAVGDLAETIALLLPPPTEAHDLGLARWVEEHLLPLREAGKSAPDELPSRLRAQWRRLAAEERLVYFKLITGAFRVGVSKLQVTQALAAVGGIDPKRVAQRLMGYTHIGGRPGATDYRALIAPESDAEQVQKTSGQPYPFFLAHAFNLPLAQFDATLGPPADWIVEWKWDGIRAQLVKRAGQVWLWSRGEELVTDRFPELAAMGEALPDGTVLDGEIAVWRRDEAAPEGDEGRVQPFAELQKRIGRKTLGAKLLREIPVVLLAYDLLEWQGRDLRALPQSERRALLDALVGDMRHPALLPSPMLAGADWNELARQREAARSMGVEGMMLKRRDAQYGVGRTKDVGVWWKWKIDPLSVDAVLIYAQRGHGRRASLYSDYTFAVWDGPPEQAGRKLVPFAKAYSGLTDAEMARVDAIIRRTTVESFGPVKSVEPTLVFELGFEGIARSTRHKSGIAVRFPRMLRWREDKPVEEADTLQTLAALLPV
- a CDS encoding TPM domain-containing protein, which codes for MLAAASALAQGLLPIPALTARVIDQTGTLDAAQRAGLETKLAAFEQRKGSQIAVLMVPTTQPEDIASYAQRVGDAWKIGRRDVGDGLLVIVAKDDRKMRIATAKALEGAVPDLAAVRIIDEEMKPRFRNGDFSGGLNAAVDRLIGLVDGEPLPEPAREGGADADKDFDWENLAIFLFVGVFIGAPIVRALLGKTLGSVVMGGGIGAVAFFLTTSVVIAVIAGMVALMVSLFSAVAATAPNLGRRGGGGGGGGGFGGWGGGGGGWSSGGSSGGGGGFSSGGGGDFGGGGASGDW
- the pdeM gene encoding ligase-associated DNA damage response endonuclease PdeM, which produces MSSAPLSPSSAAAAPVRWAGETLCLLPERAVWWPERRVLFVADLHLGKAATYRALGQPVPGGTTRQNLARLDALIAAQAPQRIVFLGDFLHAAQARTPQVLAALADWRAAHAAVDMTLVRGNHDSRAGDPPAALGIEVVNEPWLIGPFACCHHPQDHATHFVLAGHLHPVCKLYGPGRDSVRLPCFVSEPRRAVLPAFGEFTGGWLVERAPGRRFHAVGGAAVWALPAPA
- a CDS encoding TPM domain-containing protein → MAAATPTTFFGWLARAWRHRWMDASDVRRVLPPEAMERLAARVAASERRHSGEIRICVEAGLPWSYLRRNAPPRERAVTLFGKLRVWDTAHNNGVLIYLLLAEHAIEIVADRGIDAHVDDAEWAAMAQRMGAAFREGRFEDGLTQALEEMSALLVAHFPLADDQPDRNELPDAPVVL
- the trxC gene encoding thioredoxin TrxC; this encodes MTEETLHIVCPHCHTTNRVRAAQLGSAPDCGSCHRPLFGGHSAALPDERSFDRHIARNEIPVLVDFWAPWCGPCRQMAPAYEQAAAQLEPRVRLAKVDTEAVPALGARFNIRSIPTLALFKGGREVARQAGATGAADIVRWVRAHGG
- a CDS encoding ligase-associated DNA damage response DEXH box helicase translates to MSAPTDPGFLPPPPGEGRGGGKRRIQGPVSGERPVPPSPPSPSGGRSKTVKAALNAWFTERGWKPFKFQREVWKAMAEGRSGLLHATTGAGKTYAVWLGALQAFSSAAVPPRTRSGKAVAPPLTVLWITPMRALAADTLRALQQPLEAMDAQGIALHRWSAGARSGDTSSAERSAQNERLPTALVTTPESLSLLLARADASEVLGHVRLVVVDEWHELLGNKRGVQVQLALARLKRWNAGLAVWGMSATLGNLQEAMHALLGATEGVLVQGAVPKKLVVDSLLPGRAERFPWGGHLGLTMLPQVLDEIASSSTTLVFTNTRSQAEIWYQAMLEARPDWAGRIALHHGSLDRAVREWVELGLKSGELKAVVCTSSLDLGVDFLPVERVLQIGSPKGVARLLQRAGRSGHAPGRPSRITLVPTHSIEMVEGAAARAAIAAGHIEARHTPAQPLDVLVQHLVTVALGGGFRPDDLYDEVRGTAAYAALSRESWDWCLGFVSQGGPSLAAYPDYRRAVPDGEGVWRVPDARLARRHRMNIGTIVSDASMAVQYLGGSRIGSVEESFVARMKPGDCFLFGGRLLELVRIHDMTAWVRRATGKRAAVPRWNGGRMPLSTTLADAVVQQLALAGEGRYDTPELQCVRPLLDIQQQWSALPTPQTLLAETLTTREGSHLFLYPFAGRQVHMGLASLLAWRVAQHDARTFSIAVNDYGFELLSAVPVDWPALLPQVLRLPQGEDAHAELLHEVLASLNAGELAQRRFREIARVSGLVFQGYPGERRSNRQLQASSSLFWEVFRKYDPANRLLQQAEQELLAQELEIGRLRASLARMAGQRLVLQALARPTPFAFPLMVELFREKLSNENVADRIARMVEQLEKAAGGVVTAGGVERVRSTLAFGHEGPDKPAGAPRRERRPRRSSRPLPPL